The window GGCAGCTAGGTTTACGTTAAATTTGTCCCAACTATCCTGAAAGATCATTTTTAACTGATCTAGggcattttttttctttgtttctgTGATTACATTTCCGGGTATATAAAAATCAAAGCCATTTATACTTCTCCTTAATTTGTTCCGAGGACAAATTAACTTTTGATTTGTACAAAAGGTTAACAATGTCCACGGCTCCAACTTGTTCGTTAACAATCTCCTTCGTTATTGCCCTTTAAATTTGCTCCTGCTATTCACAGATCCTTTCACACCAACCATTTTAATTAACAAATGGTGAATATATTTTAGAACATAACGTATGTGATAGAACAACTGGGTGAGCAATCGTGTGGTAAGACGCAGACTCAGTAAAACAAGGCAAATCAAATGATAATTTTCTCGTATATATTCATAACATATCTTGATCTCATTTACATACATTTAGTATTTTGGTTAAAGTAGCAAAGACATGAAAATAACCCGTAGTCTCGCCAATGAGAATCTCATAAAATGTGGGAATAAATGACCAATGCACAACAGTCCATTTATTTACATAGCTCGACAACATTTCCAAGTACGCACGCTTACGGAAAACTACAAACTGACTGGATTGCCTAACATTCTATCGGATAATTGTCAGACGTTATGGAATGAACGTGGAAAAAGATTAAAATGTCTACATCAACAAAATATCTATTTATATTTAGTAGTAATAATCACATCAACATAATGATATTTCTCTGGACCGCCAACTTCGAGGGGGGGGggtaaacaaacaaaccaataGACAGGAAATGACTAAAAGTAAATGTAATTTGTACACATGGATTAAAATCAGTCTGAACGAGAAGATAGAGGAAAGAAAAGATAAAAGCAATGTTTAATTATACAAGAAAGATGATGTAAGGAATAATCATCTCTTTATACAAAGTTTTGTGTATGGTAAGCGGGGAAATTTATGTAACTTAAACAATTATTGCTGTAAACTAGTTTTGTCGGTGGTGAACAAACTGATCCACTATGTGGATacttgatcatcatcatcatcacaggAAGCAGATGAATAAAAAGCATGGAACATTTTAAACGTTTCATATGTAGCACTACTACTTCACAGCAATAGTAATAATTTGACTTATCTAGTGTTCTCTTGTAAACTTGATCGTCCACTTGTAGTATTAACTGTTGCTGTGTATGTCAAATCAGTGGAATCAGGAATCCATTTGGAACTGGCGGTTACACGCATTTTTTCCATGGGTAAAATTTCAATATTATGAACACTGTTACCACCACTAGTCTCACCAAAATCAGATCCTAAAGCTTTCGTTCGTGCTTTTAACCGccatttaaaatattcataaactGACCAGGATAAAGCAGTGCCGGGAACAGCTGTTAGGATTCGAGCACTTATACCTCTAGTGAATCCTCTTAAACCAGTCATTTGGTATACATATATCGCTGTGCCAAACAAACCTCGGAATTCAGGATTAGATGACTGTGTGAAGTGACCAAGACATATATTCTTTTGAAAACACCGATCCTATGAGTGATTGTAAACAAAAAGCGAAACcagaaaatagaaataaattgtaagacttatgaaatatatttcatattgaAATATCAATGAACTCAGATTAATTTTTAACTCAGCTTTGAGCTACCCAATGTGTGTGGAGACTACTGATATACAAATTGGAGTGGAGAGAGGTTTCAAaaccaaaaaaatattatttaaaaatcaaatgacttgatTATTAAACCACTGTTCTTATTCATCAGGAGGATGAACATAACCAAAATTTACACTTCTCGAGTGCAAGTAATATCGGGTGAAAATATCAGGTACTAGtgagaaatgaataataaaattctaaCAAGAGATTCCTTAGAAATTCATATAATGTAATTGGAGAATGGGACTTGACGACTCAATACAATATCATAAATTGTTGGATACTGGTGAATATCGAGAATCCAAATCGATTGTGGAAATCACTAGATCGAAAGTCCGGGATCTATGTATTCTATCGTATAAGAACAGAATGCTACTTAAAATTCTCAAGTAGGAATGAAGCTATTGATGAATGGAAATAAATTGTGGGCGATTCTATGGCAGGTGTCAATTTATGAAATAGGggaattttcatttttgttgCCACACAATAAtatgatggcctatttgaaaTAATGGTCAATCTGTTATAGCTTCCCACAGTTAATGAAAATTTTGGTTTAGATTTTATAAACGTACAATGTTAAGTACCTTAACGTCTGTAGATTACAGTAAGAATTTGTGGCATATAACAGTACTAGTTCAAAATGTACTGTAAGAAATAATTCGTCTTTCCAAACAGAAATATTCATGAATTTACCTGTGTATTCAGTAAAGTTTTACAAACATCTAACGGATTTGTGAAAGCAGCAGCAAAACAACCAGCTATACCTCCGGATACAACGTGAGTCCAAGGTAAATACTGACGATTTGGATTTATTAGACTCTGAGCATGTTCAtaacaaacaaaatgaattgtCTGATAAGGTATATTCATGGATAATTGTGTAAAATAAGCTCTGTACAATACGCCGAGTCCTTCTGTTAAACACACTCGACGGAGACAATCAAAAGTGTTGTGGTAAGGACTATTGTAAATTTGCAGACGTTGTTTCACAGCTGTGTTAATTGTAAAGTGAACAAAAGCAGGAAGACAGAATTTATCAACTACTCAGTAAACATTTATTGTTATACAATTATGATGGTTTCAATATAGTGAATCGAACTAAACCAagttaaataatttttcagGAAATACTGACAAGATATCAGTGATTAACTCTGAAAAAACAATGCATATAATTCAACATGAGaatgaattaaaatgataaCTGATCTATAATCACGAGTTTGGTTTAGGAGACATAAACTGTAAATCGAACTTCATGACTCGACATTTATGGTCGTTTAGCAAACAACTGATAATCTGATGAAAATAAGACTTCAACTGAGTGATTGTATTAAACTGTTAGAGGTTCCTTATTTCAGGATATGACtccaattattattcattaaacaagCAATACTAAGACGATATTGACTAACGATGAGAAATGTATGGAAATATACTAAGCTTTCTGTCCCAACTTCATAGATCCTTTGTCAACATATCAAATAACTCAGCTTACTTTAAGCTACAACTAATCTTTCAATAAGAATTAAATCTATTGGTTATCACATGCCTAAAAACTCCAAGGTCAGGCTATTTTATTGCTTGGTTCTTTACTGTTTGCTGTGAGATTGTCACATTGATTTTGTCGTTCTCTACTTTTTTACTTGGTCACAGTATGTTAATGTGACAACTCTGAACAAGgtgaatttatttgtatttgtcaaATGGTGAAAAATAATAACAGATACTTATTAACGGTGTGATATCACATGAAGTACAGTATTGAAAGAACTACTTTTTAATATATCTTTAAAGTTGGTCTCTTAGAGATAAAGTAATTTCGTGGCTAGTCATTAGAATGTAAAAACACGGAATATAAAGTGCTTTTGATCTTCATAATACATTCATAAAGTACCTTGTGTGACATTGTTTGACACACTTTCAAGACACGGCGAGATAAACATGTAGATGGAGTAAATGCTTTTTTATGGGAAAAATTAGCAAGGTTTTTAACTGTTGGACTGAGTTCTTTTTAGAAAATTTTTCGATATGATTAAGTCTAGTGGTTGGTTACTTCAGTTCGTATGATACATGGATAACCTTAGACGAAAAAAGATACTTCCGACATAGTATTCGCTTACTTACCATCTGCAGGAGTCATGATAGCATCGTGCAGTAAAGTTGCACAAGTCCCAGCTATCATATGATTTACATGGGTCGATCCTATGGGAGCTGTAGCTAAGGTTGACTTCACTTTTTCATAGCATCCAAAATAAGCAGCGTGCGCCGGACCAGCACCCCAGATCACTGCACCACTACCTTTTAGCGACCCTGGTACTCCTTCCTGAAGGATTAGACGATACAGACCAGTTAGTAAACCTGGGTAATTAGAGCAACCAACAGGCCTCAGACACTGCATTCGAGTCTTAAACAAAGAGTTAAAAGTTGAATTAACAAAACTTACTTTAACACAGTCGACAGGATACATGACAATATGTTCCATTATACCTGCACATGCACCTGCAAACATGTGTTGTGGCAGTGGACTAGTACTGGGTAAGGACTCATAATCATCGGAATCCTGAAAAGTAGAAGATACACGTATGCTTATCGAACTAAAGGCAGACAACAACGAATTACAAGGAGACAAGCAGCTACCCTTGAGCAAATATGAAGTGGTCATCCGATATGACAATCAAGTGGTACATTAAAACCTTGTTCAGTACAACTCAACTGACCATAAGATTAGAACATATAAAGGCCGATCATTATTTAAATTGGATATATCTCAGTCCTTTGTGAGGAGTTGAAGGAACTACAAAGGCTTTTGATAAAATACTCCATACCAACAATAACATGGAAGTAAACGAGTAATACGCAGAAGCAGTATTTTTTCGATCAAACCAAAAAAGTGGTGCAAATATCGAGTGATTATCATTCTCTTACTTTccttaataataaatacaatgtaCACGTACGAAACCCCGGAATCGTTCTCAACCGAAATTGAACTGAGGATGTTTGTAATCTACATAATGTGTGGTTCCAATGTTAcagccctcttgtaccaatgttacAGCTCTCAGGACCGACTCACAACTAAAGTATACAAACTGCATAACCGGACGTTGAAGTTATCCTTCTATACGCTTattttttcagaatatatttgATCTAAAAATCGAAATAATATACGACTTGGATTATCAAGCTTTTCGTCTGGAAAAACATGAGTAAGGACggatgaataaaataaacctAGAGAGCACAATCTAACTATTGGcattcaggctgcaagcccccgtctaaaaggtgactcggatatcctaggaaaagtacagagggcagctatctgtgcaattccagaactccggggtGTATCATACAAAAagcggcttgaaaagctggacctctttactctgtcctgaTCTAATTTTTATGTATAGAATACtaataaatgattttggacctaatAAATCGTTTTCCTTCCCAatagatcgggacatctcagaggaatTAGCAGGTGAGTAGAAAAatcaagaacgaacaaaatacccgtggcacaCAGGTTTTCACATTAAGTCATCAATTCTTGGGACCCGTTACCCGAAGAAGTGGTGTCTGCATTTTCAATTGACTCGTCCAAAAGAAGAGTAATCATTCACAGTAGCTTACTAGAAAAGAAATAACATAGGCCATGAGCCTTCTGTCCTCACTACATACATCTGAATCTGGAAAAAATATTCAGATTATTACATTTGACATTCAGGAGATAAAGAATCTATTTGAGTCAGAGATTAACAAGAAACTCATAAGACAGGAGAAAAGTATTTGTCCGGCTCTCTCCAATGAgtaaatcaatgctaggaacgTTATTGCGGATGATCTGGTAAATCCTATTATTACGTCATATGTTGTGCTGAATAAATCTACAGAGTTTTGGAAGATTTTCTCTCCTCCCTTCAACTACGTTCCCCTCAGTTTCTCTACTGGAGAAGTTAAAAACCTGAACATCTGTTGTAATAAGTTACTTGTTGAAATAAGCTAACGAATATTAGAAGTTTAGTCATACACTGTAGTCAAAAAAGTAGAACTCAATGAAATATACCACGCCAAAGACAATTCACGTCTCAACGTAGCCTGGCAGCTTACAATGACTTTTCTTAGCTTGGAAGAACGGCTATt of the Schistosoma haematobium chromosome 4, whole genome shotgun sequence genome contains:
- a CDS encoding hypothetical protein (EggNog:ENOG410V88K~COG:C), producing MVDEDSDDYESLPSTSPLPQHMFAGACAGIMEHIVMYPVDCVKTRMQCLRPVGCSNYPGLLTGLYRLILQEGVPGSLKGSGAVIWGAGPAHAAYFGCYEKVKSTLATAPIGSTHVNHMIAGTCATLLHDAIMTPADAVKQRLQIYNSPYHNTFDCLRRVCLTEGLGVLYRAYFTQLSMNIPYQTIHFVCYEHAQSLINPNRQYLPWTHVVSGGIAGCFAAAFTNPLDVCKTLLNTQDRCFQKNICLGHFTQSSNPEFRGLFGTAIYVYQMTGLRGFTRGISARILTAVPGTALSWSVYEYFKWRLKARTKALGSDFGETSGGNSVHNIEILPMEKMRVTASSKWIPDSTDLTYTATVNTTSGRSSLQENTR